Proteins encoded by one window of Cannabis sativa cultivar Pink pepper isolate KNU-18-1 chromosome 4, ASM2916894v1, whole genome shotgun sequence:
- the LOC133036643 gene encoding geraniol 8-hydroxylase-like: METIDIYDLLSSLLYLILIIWILIQGFNLLAFSWSWSKSCQVKSHHQLPPGPKPFPIIGNLLELGHNPHKSLANLSHIHGPIMSLKLGQITTIVVSSPEIAKEILQTHDQLFSNRTVPDSLHALNHHHYGLPWIPVSPSWRNFRKICSSYMFSVKALETNKNLRYQKVQELLGYVGKMAKAGEALDIGRAGFNTSLSLLSTTFFSLDWANNSSSNHDGGDDAMAKELKDIVLNIMEAAGIPNLADYFPFLKIVDPQGIRRNMAFQFKKMMGLFDRIINQRLQLLTESSTATGLMDESHDILDNLLNYMMSEENKEHKLLDIIAIEHFLVALFSAGTDTSSLILEWSMTELLKKPEILCKAQMELDKVIGKGNQMKESDITRLPYLQAIIKEIFRLHPPAPFLIPRKAESDVKICGYLVPKNAQVIVNIWAISRDPKVWDNPNEFIPERFLESNIDVKGRHFELLPFGSGRRICPGLPLAMRMVDLMLGSLIHSFDWKLEDGIEPNSIDMEEKFGLTLQKAEPLRAMAKLRM, from the exons ATGGAGACCATTGATATTTATGATCTGTTGAGTTCTTTACTGTATCTCATTCTCATCATTTGGATATTGATTCAAGGCTTCAACTTATTAGCATTCTCATGGTCATGGAGCAAAAGTTGTCAAGTAAAATCTCATCATCAACTTCCACCAGGACCCAAACCATTCCCCATAATAGGCAACCTCTTGGAACTTGGCCACAACCCACATAAATCTCTAGCCAACCTTTCCCACATTCATGGCCCAATCATGAGTTTGAAGCTCGGCCAAATAACCACAATTGTAGTGTCTTCTCCTGAAATAGCCAAAGAAATTCTCCAAACTCATGACCAACTCTTCTCCAACAGAACCGTTCCTGACTCACTCCATGCCTTGAATCACCACCATTATGGCCTCCCATGGATTCCTGTCTCTCCTAGTTGGAGAAACTTCAGAAAAATATGCAGCTCTTATATGTTTTCTGTTAAGGCTCTGGAAACCAACAAGAATTTGAGGTACCAAAAAGTACAAGAGCTTTTAGGCTATGTTGGTAAAATGGCTAAAGCAGGTGAGGCCTTGGATATTGGTAGAGCTGGTTTTAACACATCACTGAGTTTGTTATCCACAACTTTTTTCTCCCTTGATTGGGCTAATAATTCTAGCTCTAATCATGATGGTGGTGATGATGCCATGGCCAAAGAGTTGAAGGACATTGTTTTGAATATCATGGAAGCTGCTGGTATACCCAATTTGGCAGACTACTTTCCATTTCTTAAGATAGTGGATCCCCAAGGCATTAGAAGAAACATGGCTTTTCAGTTCAAGAAAATGATGGGCTTGTTCGACCGTATCATCAACCAAAGACTGCAATTACTCACAGAATCTAGTACTGCTACTGGTCTTATGGATGAAAGTCATGATATTTTGGATAATCTTCTTAATTACATGATGAGTGAAGAGAATAAAGAACATAAGCTTCTAGACATTATTGCAATTGAACATTTCCTAGTG GCTCTATTTTCAGCAGGCACTGATACGAGTTCATTAATCTTAGAGTGGTCAATGACTGAACTGCTTAAAAAACCAGAAATTTTATGTAAAGCCCAAATGGAGTTAGACAAAGTAATTGGAAAGGGAAACCAAATGAAAGAATCAGACATAACAAGGCTTCCTTACTTACAAGCCATAATCAAAGAGATCTTTCGTTTGCACCCACCAGCTCCATTTTTAATTCCTCGCAAAGCTGAATCTGATGTGAAAATCTGTGGTTATTTGGTCCCAAAGAATGCTCAAGTGATTGTTAATATATGGGCTATTTCAAGAGACCCCAAAGTTTGGGACAATCCTAATGAGTTCATTCCAGAGAGGTTTTTAGAGTCAAATATTGATGTCAAAGGCAGACACTTTGAGCTCCTTCCATTCGGCAGTGGCCGCAGAATCTGCCCCGGCTTACCGTTGGCCATGCGAATGGTTGATTTGATGTTGggttctttgattcactcgtttGATTGGAAGCTTGAAGATGGAATTGAACCAAATTCTATTGATATGGAAGAGAAGTTTGGCCTCACCTTGCAGAAAGCTGAGCCATTGCGAGCTATGGCTAAGCTTAGGATGTAG